From a region of the Mercurialis annua linkage group LG1-X, ddMerAnnu1.2, whole genome shotgun sequence genome:
- the LOC126684954 gene encoding protein RRP6-like 2 encodes MNENATSIDQATPRTLISTTTKPLSSSLSNLSSSSKTIPSNQDFHFYYNFDEFKAPIHKIAVKSQSLLESVGSCSKKFKFPSDSDITEDDNYDWLVNMNDDVLERFDASVDEFKSLRKKQEETGGVLEMGSNENGGESEFQVVYGKKKKGLVNMGSGLVIESGVKVADLKAKAVKAKVPFHVPTIKKPQEAYKILVNNSNQPFEHVWLQRSDDGLRFIHPLESLPIIDFVDTSTANAEPVPPPPLESTPFKLVEEVKDLKQLAATLRGVNEFAVDLEHNQYRSFQGLTCLMQISTRTEDFIIDTLKLRIHVGPYLREVFKDPTKRKVLHGADRDIIWLQRDFGIYICNMFDTGQASRVLKLERNSLEYLLKHYCGVTANKEYQNADWRLRPLTDVMLRYGREDTHYLLYIYDLMRAELLSKPNEPESFDSPLVEVYRRSYDVCMHLYEKELLTESSYLHIYGVQDAGFNAQQLAIVAGLCEWRDVIARTEDESTGFILPNKILIEIAKQMPVTPQKLRRALKTKHPYIERNLGSVVNVIRHAMQNAAEFEAVAQRLKEALLEKKAAQEKIEVNDDVDTNLETADVENETIYDGIEIDDSVNAISSNSELPGESLPMSSNTTDTSASAGINPPAMVTAKATVQILKKPTSAFGALLGNSAGKRRSDIDKKDKEDLKLDKIRTSVNLPFHSFSGINEAAKPAVEEPPVATTPCSEESLAASATRSIEDVIMLHDNSDEEIQENVDSETKDARKDTKLAGSESGTDDDGEPTSLSDLSSSFQKCFPSINRNKSNRNVENSHDPTGLMQLKPFDYAEAKKLVRFGESPAEKSKAEGDEARGTVDRRKSSVIPGGEKDDDGTTPLAQGKRRQAFPASGNRSATFR; translated from the exons ATGAACGAGAATGCAACCAGCATTGATCAAGCAACGCCTCGAACCCTAATTTCAACGACAACGAAGCCTTTATCATCTTCACTTTCAAATCTTTCAAGCTCTTCTAAAACTATCCCGTCGAATCAAGATTTTCATTTCTACTATAATTTTGACGAATTTAAGGCCCCGATACATAAAATTGCTGTTAAATCACAGTCTTTGCTTGAATCAGTAGGTTCTTGTAGTAAGAAGTTTAAATTTCCGAGTGATTCTGACATTACTGAGGATGATAATTACGATTGGCTTGTTAATATGAATGATGATGTATTGGAACGGTTTGATGCGTCTGTAGACGAATTTAAGAGTCTGAGGAAGAAACAAGAGGAGACAGGGGGAGTGTTGGAAATGGGGAGTAATGAGAATGGCGGTGAGAGTGAGTTTCAGGTGGTTTATGGGAAGAAAAAGAAAGGGTTGGTGAATATGGGGAGTGGGTTAGTGATTGAGTCTGGTGTTAAAGTTGCTGATTTGAAGGCTAAAGCAGTGAAAGCAAAAGTTCCGTTTCATGTACCTACTATAAAGAAGCCACAAGAAGCTTATAAAATCTTGGTTAATAACTCTAATCAGCCTTTTGAGCATGTTTGGTTGCAAAGAAGTGATGATGGGTTAAGGTTTATTCATCCCCTG GAAAGTCTGCCTATTATTGATTTTGTGGATACAAGTACTGCAAATGCTGAGCCTGTACCGCCACCTCCATTGGAGTCTACTCCATTCAAGCTTGTGGAAGAAGTCAAAGATTTGAAGCAGTTGGCCGCTACATTGCGCGGCGTTAATGAATTTGCG GTTGATCTGGAACATAATCAGTACCGCTCATTCCAAGGATTGACATGCCTGATGCAAATTTCTACGAGAACTGAAGATTTTATTATTGATACGCTAAAGCTTCGAATACATGTTGGTCCATATCTTAGAGAAGTGTTTAAGGATCCCACCAAGAGAAAG GTCTTGCATGGAGCAGATCGAGATATTATATGGCTTCAACGTGACTTTGGGATATATATCTGCAACATGTTTGATACTGGACAG GCCTCAAGAGTATTGAAGTTGGAAAGAAATAGTTTGGAGTATCTCTTGAAACACTACTGTGGAGTTACTGCCAACAAAGA ATATCAAAATGCAGATTGGAGATTACGCCCTCTTACTGATGTGATGCTTAG ATATGGCAGAGAAGATACTCACTATCTTCTGTATATATACGACTTAATGCGAGCCGAATTGCTCTCGAAGCCTAATGAACCTGAAAGTTTTGATAGTCCTTTAGTGGAG GTCTATAGACGCAGTTATGATGTATGCATGCATCTGTATGAGAAGGAGCTTTTGACAGAAAGTTCATATCTGCACATATACGG GGTGCAAGATGCTGGTTTTAATGCTCAGCAGCTTGCCATTGTTGCT GGACTCTGTGAATGGAGAGATGTAATTGCCCGTACAGAAGATGAGAGTACGGGTTTTATATTGCCGAACAAAATTCTCATTGAAATTG CAAAACAGATGCCTGTCACACCTCAGAAGTTGCGAAGAGCATTGAAGACAAAGCACCCATATATTGAGCGAAACCTTGGTTCAGTTGTTAATGTCATTAGGCATGCTATGCAAAATGCTGCTGAGTTTGAAGCTGTTGCTCAACGTTTAAAGGAGGCACTATTGGAAAAA AAGGCCGCACAGGAAAAAATTGAAGTTAATGATGATGTGGACACAAATCTGGAGACTGCCGATGTTGAAAATGAGACCATTTATGACGGCATTGAAATCGATGACAGTGTGAATGCCATCAGTTCTAATTCAGAGCTTCCCGGAGAAAGCCTACCCATGTCATCGAACACAACAGATACATCTGCATCTGCGGGCATTAATCCTCCAGCAATGGTG ACTGCTAAAGCTACTGTTCAAATTTTAAAGAAGCCAACCAGCGCTTTTGGAGCCCTGTTGGGAAATTCGGCAGGGAAGAGAAGGTCTGATATCGACAAAAAG GATAAAGAAGATTTGAAGTTGGATAAGATTAGAACGTCTGTAAACCTTCCATTCCATTCATTTTCGGGCATAAATGAAGCGGCAAAGCCAGCTGTAGAGGAACCCCCTGTTGCAACAACTCCATGTTCCGAAGAATCTCTTGCTGCTTCAGCTACTCGTTCCATTGAAGATGTAATAATGCTACATGACAATTCAGACGAAGAGATACAAGAAAATGTTGATTCAGAAACCAAAGATGCTCGCAAGGATACCAAATTAGCAGGATCCGAGTCTGGAACAGACGACGATGGAGAACCTACATCTCTCTCTGATCTTTCTTCGAGCTTCCAAAAGTGCTTCCCCTCGATCAATCGGAATAAATCCAACAGAAATGTAGAGAATTCTCATGACCCAACTGGCCTGATGCAGCTGAAGCCGTTCGATTATGCTGAAGCAAAGAAACTGGTTCGATTTGGGGAAAGTCCAGCAGAAAAGTCAAAGGCAGAGGGTGACGAAGCTCGTGGTACTGTAGATAGGAGAAAAAGTTCAGTCATTCCTGGAGGTGAGAAAGACGACGATGGAACTACTCCGTTAGCTCAAGGTAAAAGACGTCAGGCATTTCCGGCCAGTGGGAATCGCAGCGCAACTTTTAGATGA